In Rosa chinensis cultivar Old Blush chromosome 1, RchiOBHm-V2, whole genome shotgun sequence, a genomic segment contains:
- the LOC112181723 gene encoding palmitoyl-monogalactosyldiacylglycerol delta-7 desaturase, chloroplastic isoform X1, with protein sequence MPSRLINWQVQFFGREWDFMDLYHLTVLLVVHFLCLLAPFQFTWGALWVAILLYFVSGIGVTISYHRNLAHQSFKVPKWLEYSLAYCAVLSLQGSPLEWVSTHRYHHQFTDKLRDTHSPTKGFWFSHVNWVFDYHSRFGSYDGQLMKNVGDLECQLYYRFLHYTYFFHSVLLGVALYMVGGLPFVAVRLVGLIQVTFSINSICHIWGKQIWDTGDASKNNWLFGLLFFGEGWHNNHHAFEYSARQGLEWWQIDITWYVIRFLQVVGLATDVKLPTEIQKKRKALAKKSIMKDK encoded by the exons ATGCCATCCCGGCTAATTAACTGGCAGGTGCAATTTTTTGGGAGGGAATGGGACTTCATGGATTTATACCATCTTACTGTCCTTCTGGTCGTTCATTTCCTCTGTCTTCTAGCACCATTTCAGTTCACTTGGGGTGCACTTTGGGTGGCAATATTACTGTATTTTGTGTCGGGGATCGGTGTAACCATCTCTTACCATCGGAACCTTGCCCACCAGAGCTTTAAGGTCCCCAAATGGCTTGAATACTCTCTGGCTTATTGTGCAGTTCTTTCACTTCAG gGTAGTCCACTTGAATGGGTGAGCACCCATAGATACCACCATCAATTTACAGACAAATTGAGAGACACTCATAGCCCCACTAAGGGATTTTGGTTTAGTCACGTGAATTGGGTGTTCGATTATCATTCTCGGTTTGGGAGT TATGACGGACAACTGATGAAGAACGTGGGAGATTTGGAATGCCAACTATACTATAGGTTTCTTCATTATACATACTTCTTTCATTCAGTTCTTCTTGGAGTTGCACTCTATATGGTCGGAGGATTACCTTTTGTG GCTGTAAGGTTAGTAGGCCTTATACAAGTTACTTTTTCAATAAATTCCATTTGCCACATTTGGGGAAAACAAATATGGGATACTGGTGATGCGTCTAAAAACAACTG GTTGTTTGGATTGCTGTTTTTTGGAGAAGGTTGGCATAATAATCACCATGCTTTTGAGTACTCAGCTCGACAAGGCTTGGAATGGTGGCAAATTGATATCACTTGGTATGTGATTAGGTTTCTTCAAGTTGTGGGTTTGGCCACAGACGTGAAACTGCCAACCGAGattcagaagaaaagaaaagctctGGCAAAAAAATCGATCATGAAGGATAAGTAA
- the LOC112181723 gene encoding palmitoyl-monogalactosyldiacylglycerol delta-7 desaturase, chloroplastic isoform X2 has protein sequence MPSRLINWQVQFFGREWDFMDLYHLTVLLVVHFLCLLAPFQFTWGALWVAILLYFVSGIGVTISYHRNLAHQSFKVPKWLEYSLAYCAVLSLQGSPLEWVSTHRYHHQFTDKLRDTHSPTKGFWFSHVNWVFDYHSRFGSYDGQLMKNVGDLECQLYYRFLHYTYFFHSVLLGVALYMVGGLPFVVWGMAVRLVGLIQVTFSINSICHIWGKQIWDTGDASKNNWLFGLLFFGEGWHNNHHAFEYSARQGLEWWQIDITWYVIRFLQVVGLATDVKLPTEIQKKRKALAKKSIMKDK, from the exons ATGCCATCCCGGCTAATTAACTGGCAGGTGCAATTTTTTGGGAGGGAATGGGACTTCATGGATTTATACCATCTTACTGTCCTTCTGGTCGTTCATTTCCTCTGTCTTCTAGCACCATTTCAGTTCACTTGGGGTGCACTTTGGGTGGCAATATTACTGTATTTTGTGTCGGGGATCGGTGTAACCATCTCTTACCATCGGAACCTTGCCCACCAGAGCTTTAAGGTCCCCAAATGGCTTGAATACTCTCTGGCTTATTGTGCAGTTCTTTCACTTCAG gGTAGTCCACTTGAATGGGTGAGCACCCATAGATACCACCATCAATTTACAGACAAATTGAGAGACACTCATAGCCCCACTAAGGGATTTTGGTTTAGTCACGTGAATTGGGTGTTCGATTATCATTCTCGGTTTGGGAGT TATGACGGACAACTGATGAAGAACGTGGGAGATTTGGAATGCCAACTATACTATAGGTTTCTTCATTATACATACTTCTTTCATTCAGTTCTTCTTGGAGTTGCACTCTATATGGTCGGAGGATTACCTTTTGTGGTATGGGGAATG GCTGTAAGGTTAGTAGGCCTTATACAAGTTACTTTTTCAATAAATTCCATTTGCCACATTTGGGGAAAACAAATATGGGATACTGGTGATGCGTCTAAAAACAACTG GTTGTTTGGATTGCTGTTTTTTGGAGAAGGTTGGCATAATAATCACCATGCTTTTGAGTACTCAGCTCGACAAGGCTTGGAATGGTGGCAAATTGATATCACTTGGTATGTGATTAGGTTTCTTCAAGTTGTGGGTTTGGCCACAGACGTGAAACTGCCAACCGAGattcagaagaaaagaaaagctctGGCAAAAAAATCGATCATGAAGGATAAGTAA